The Rugosibacter aromaticivorans region TACGCCACGCTGACCGAACAGGTGCGCCAGATGGCCGAAGCGCAGGGCGCGCTGCGCGCCGAGACCGGCAATCTGGTCAAGGCGCTGCGCGCACCGCAAACGCGCGGCCGCTGGGGCGAGCTGCAATTAAAGCGCGTGGTCGAGATGGCCGGCATGCTCGATCACTGCGATTTCTTCGAGCAGGAAAGCACGAACACCGAAGAAGGCCGCCTGCGCCCCGACCTCATCGTTAAACTGCCCGGTGGCAAGAACATCGTGGTCGATGCCAAGGCGCCGCTGGCCGCCTACCTTGAGGCGCTCGAAGCGACCGACGAAAACGAAAAGAAAAGGAAGCTCGCCGACCATGCGCGGCAAGTGCGCGACCATCTCGTCAAGCTCGGCCGCAAGGCCTATTGGGAACAGTTCCAGCCGACGCCGGATTTCGTCGTGCTGTTTCTGCCCGGCGAAATGTTCTATTCCGCCGCGCTCGAAGCCGACCCCTCACTGATCGAAGCCGGCGTCGATGCACGCGTCATCCTCGCCACGCCGACCACGCTAATCGCGCTGTTGCGCGCCGTCGCCTACGGCTGGACGCAGCAGGCGCTGACCGAAAATGCCGAACGCATCAGCGCGCTGGGGCGCGAGTTATATGAGCGCATCGCGACGCTGGCCGAGCACTGGGCCGGCGTTGGCAAAA contains the following coding sequences:
- the rmuC gene encoding DNA recombination protein RmuC, with amino-acid sequence MEMTIALVIGLLLGGGLVAFVLNSRLRDVQARLVTRETELAVLREEKSALAIRCAALETALEKDRALFAERQATLEAARDSFADAFKVISADALAKNNQSFLELARATLEAQQAAALAASKTDLDKRQQTIAEMVVPVKATLEKFELQIGNIEKQRIDAYATLTEQVRQMAEAQGALRAETGNLVKALRAPQTRGRWGELQLKRVVEMAGMLDHCDFFEQESTNTEEGRLRPDLIVKLPGGKNIVVDAKAPLAAYLEALEATDENEKKRKLADHARQVRDHLVKLGRKAYWEQFQPTPDFVVLFLPGEMFYSAALEADPSLIEAGVDARVILATPTTLIALLRAVAYGWTQQALTENAERISALGRELYERIATLAEHWAGVGKNLNEAVSAYNKSVATLESRVLVTARKFRELKVTGEDKEIRDLNPIEAQPRAVQAIELLLNNENNHT